A part of Armatimonadota bacterium genomic DNA contains:
- a CDS encoding fucose isomerase: MKKVTLGVIIGNRGFFPTHLCEAGRKVILQVLEEQGFDVVILPESARQFGTVESIADSRACADLFKQHRDQIDGILITLPNFGEETGIVNALKFAGLNVPILVHAFGDDAKRMTIADRRDSFCGKMSCCNNLRQYGFKYSLTTLHTVDPTNDSFKKDLQNFGAVCRVVKGLRNCRIGAIGARPGAFNTVRYSEKLFENAGISVATLDLSEVLGWANRLTSADPTVKDKLAAIHAYTKTEGIPTEALDKMARLGAAIDTWAKDNAIDATAIQCWTSLEEFYGVVPCTLMSMMSDTLRASACETDVAGTVSMYAMQLASGTPSALLDWNNNYGGDPNKAVVFHCSNLPNSVFAEQKMDYQEIIAGTVGKDNTFGTIVGRMKTGAFTYCRVSTDDVYGEVQAYVGQGQLTNDVLNTFGGFGVVEIPEMQDLLKFICNNGFEHHVAFNLSEVADSVEEAMSNYLGWSVYHHG; encoded by the coding sequence ATGAAAAAAGTAACTCTAGGCGTCATCATTGGAAACCGCGGTTTCTTCCCGACCCACCTTTGCGAAGCGGGACGCAAGGTGATTCTTCAAGTTCTGGAGGAGCAGGGATTCGACGTCGTGATCCTGCCCGAGTCGGCTCGACAGTTTGGTACGGTGGAATCCATTGCCGACTCGCGAGCGTGTGCGGATTTGTTCAAGCAACATCGCGATCAGATCGACGGCATTCTGATTACGCTTCCCAACTTTGGGGAAGAGACCGGCATCGTGAACGCGCTGAAGTTCGCGGGTTTGAACGTTCCGATTCTCGTTCACGCCTTTGGCGACGATGCGAAGCGCATGACGATCGCAGACCGACGCGACAGCTTCTGCGGCAAAATGTCGTGCTGTAACAACCTGCGGCAGTACGGCTTTAAGTACAGTTTGACGACGCTCCACACGGTCGATCCGACCAACGATTCCTTTAAGAAGGACCTGCAGAACTTCGGCGCGGTGTGCCGCGTGGTGAAGGGTCTGCGCAACTGCCGCATCGGCGCAATCGGCGCGCGGCCGGGGGCGTTCAACACGGTTCGGTATAGCGAGAAGCTGTTCGAAAACGCGGGCATTTCGGTTGCGACACTCGACCTTTCGGAAGTGTTGGGGTGGGCGAACCGGCTGACTTCGGCTGACCCTACCGTCAAGGACAAACTGGCGGCGATCCATGCCTATACGAAGACGGAGGGCATTCCGACCGAGGCGCTGGACAAGATGGCGCGACTGGGTGCGGCCATTGACACCTGGGCCAAGGATAACGCGATCGACGCGACGGCGATCCAGTGCTGGACATCGCTGGAAGAGTTTTACGGTGTGGTGCCTTGCACGCTGATGTCGATGATGTCGGACACGCTTCGGGCTAGCGCCTGCGAGACGGACGTGGCGGGCACGGTTTCGATGTACGCGATGCAGTTGGCCTCGGGAACGCCTTCGGCGCTTTTGGACTGGAACAATAACTACGGCGGCGACCCGAACAAGGCGGTGGTGTTCCACTGCTCGAACCTGCCGAACTCGGTGTTTGCCGAGCAGAAGATGGATTACCAGGAGATCATCGCGGGTACGGTCGGCAAGGACAATACGTTCGGCACGATTGTGGGCCGGATGAAGACGGGCGCATTCACGTACTGCCGCGTCTCGACAGACGACGTTTACGGCGAGGTTCAGGCTTACGTCGGTCAGGGACAACTGACCAACGACGTTTTGAATACGTTTGGCGGATTTGGCGTGGTCGAGATTCCAGAGATGCAGGACCTTCTCAAGTTCATCTGCAACAACGGTTTTGAGCACCACGTTGCGTTCAACCTCAGCGAAGTTGCCGACTCGGTCGAAGAGGCCATGAGCAACTACCTCGGTTGGAGCGTTTACCACCATGGCTAA